The following coding sequences are from one Loxodonta africana isolate mLoxAfr1 chromosome 18, mLoxAfr1.hap2, whole genome shotgun sequence window:
- the ABR gene encoding active breakpoint cluster region-related protein isoform X5, translated as MTDVLPQPDCSLTAVCEPLERCCLDQLEDPGSKRPPNTGARLWGRVRSKLLRQKLDPQTVETKNWHTDVIEMNGIKVEFSMKFTSRDMSLKRTPSKKQTGVFGVKISVVTKRERSKVPYIVRQCVEEVEKRGIEEVGIYRISGVATDIQALKAVFDANNKDILLMLSDMDINAIAGTLKLYFRELPEPLLTDRLYPAFMEGIALSDPAAKENCMMHLLRSLPDPNLITFLFLLEHLKRVAEKEPINKMSLHNLATVFGPTLLRPSEVESKAHLTSAADIWSHDVMAQVQVLLYYLQHPPISFAELKRNTLYFSTDV; from the exons ATGACCGACGTCCTGCCTCAGCCGGACTGCAGCCTGACGGCGGTGTGCGAACCTCTGGAGCGCTGCTGCCTGGATCAGCTGGAGGACCCCGGGAGCAAGCGGCCGCCCAACACAGGCGCCCGGCTCTGGGGCCGGGTGCGCAGCAAGCTGCTCCGCCAAAAG TTGGATCCACAAACTGTAGAAACGAAAAACTGGCACACGGACGTGATTGAGATGAACGGG ATCAAAGTGGAATTCTCCATGAAGTTCACCAGCCGAGATATGAGCCTGAAGAGGACCCCATCCAAGAAGCAGACGGGCGTCTTTGGTGTGAAGATCAGCGTGGTGACGAA GCGGGAGCGCTCCAAGGTGCCCTACATCGTCCGGCAGTGTGTGGAGGAGGTGGAGAAGAGGGGCATTGAGGAGGTCGGCATCTACCGGATATCTGGGGTGGCCACGGACATCCAGGCACTGAAGGCTGTCTTTGATGCCA ACAACAAGGACATCCTGCTGATGCTGAGTGACATGGACATCAACGCTATCGCGGGCACCCTCAAGCTGTACTTCCGGGAGCTGCCCGAGCCCCTCCTCACAGACCGACTCTACCCAGCCTTCATGGAGGGCATTG CCCTGTCAGACCCTGCTGCCAAGGAGAACTGCATGATGCACCTGCTCCGCTCCCTGCCCGACCCCAACCTCATCACCTTCCTCTTCCTGTTGGAACACTTGAAAAG GGTTGCTGAAAAGGAACCCATCAACAAAATGTCCCTTCACAACCTGGCTACCGTGTTTGGTCCCACGTTACTGAGACCCTCAGAAGTGGAGAGCAAAGCACACCTCACGTCGGCTGCAGACATCTGGTCCCATGATGTCATGGCCCAG GTCCAGGTCCTCCTCTACTACCTGCAGCACCCCCCCATTTCCTTCGCAGAACTGAAGCGGAACACACTGTACTTCTCCACTGACGTGTAG
- the TIMM22 gene encoding mitochondrial import inner membrane translocase subunit Tim22, giving the protein MAAASPNAGASAPEAAGAHEPPLQYSVLLQYLVGDKRQPRILEPGSLGGIPSPAKSEEQKMIEKAMESCAFKAALACVGGFVLGGAFGVFTAGIDTNVGFDPKDPYRTPTAKEVLKDMGQRGMSYAKNFAIVGAMFSCTECLVESYRGKSDWKNSVISGCITGGAIGFRAGLKAGVIGCGGFAAFSAAIDYYLR; this is encoded by the exons ATGGCGGCCGCCAGCCCCAATGCTGGGGCGTCCGCTCCTGAGGCAGCGGGTGCCCACGAACCCCCGCTACAGTACAGCGTTCTTTTGCAATACTTGGTGGGTGACAAGCGCCAGCCCCGGATCCTGGAGCCTGGTAGCCTGGGCGGGATCCCTAGTCCGGCCAAGAGCGAGGAGCAGAAGATGATTGAGAAGGCGATGGAAAGCTGCGCCTTCAAGGCAGCGCTGGCCTGCGTGGGAG GATTCGTCTTGGGAGGTGCATTTGGGGTGTTCACTGCCGGCATCGACACCAATGTGGGCTTTGACCCTAAGGATCCTTACCGAACACCGACTGCAAAAGAAGTTCTTAAAGACATGGGGCAGAGAGGAATGTCCTACGCCAAAAACTTTGCCATTGTGGGCGCCATGTTTTCTTGCACTGAGTGTTTGGTGGAATCT TACCGGGGAAAATCGGATTGGAAGAACAGTGTCATCAGTGGCTGCATCACCGGAGGAGCCATTGGTTTCAGAG CTGGTTTAAAGGCTGGAGTGATTGGTTGTGGCGGTTTTGCAGCTTTCTCGGCTGCGATCGATTATTACCTACGGTGA